A window of the Bacillota bacterium genome harbors these coding sequences:
- a CDS encoding IS701 family transposase: MQKMNPPKCDDLDYIHFLIAAQKVFTCTEAARCQPEGQHSPAHDAFTRLLRRQPLDTEALWQEAKAFVDPKRGLLDKPYAQQMELVTTHWSGKHQRVVR; encoded by the coding sequence ATGCAGAAAATGAACCCGCCCAAATGCGATGATTTAGACTACATCCACTTCCTCATTGCCGCCCAGAAGGTCTTCACGTGCACCGAAGCAGCCAGATGCCAACCCGAAGGGCAACACTCTCCCGCCCACGATGCCTTCACTCGCCTGCTGCGCAGACAGCCTTTAGACACAGAGGCGTTGTGGCAGGAAGCGAAGGCGTTCGTAGACCCCAAGCGGGGTCTTTTGGACAAGCCTTATGCTCAGCAGATGGAACTGGTGACCACTCACTGGAGTGGCAAACACCAGAGGGTGGTGCG
- the fliR gene encoding flagellar biosynthetic protein FliR, whose product MDAVWASTQLFWAFLVVLFRVGGLMVTAPVFGSPNVPAPVKIGFSTAFALALTPVTVDKVGAPPEDWWLLVGILISETLFGMLVGYLVSLFFSAVQMAGAFIDMQMGFGIFQLMNPFAPTPASLLAQFHTLLLVVVYLQVNAHHWLLASIAESFQAIPPQSVALDPVRLQPVLLDVVSQIFMLAIRIAAPATAVLIVVDAALAIVSRAVPQMPVFFVGAPAKIAMGLLTVATVLPLVANVFVNTMPIAAQHVLNLFRAMAQ is encoded by the coding sequence ATGGATGCTGTCTGGGCAAGTACGCAGCTGTTCTGGGCGTTTCTGGTGGTGCTGTTTCGCGTGGGCGGGCTGATGGTTACCGCGCCGGTGTTCGGTAGCCCCAATGTGCCTGCGCCCGTGAAGATTGGTTTCAGCACCGCCTTTGCGCTTGCGCTTACACCGGTGACGGTGGACAAAGTGGGCGCGCCTCCTGAAGACTGGTGGTTGCTGGTGGGAATCCTGATCAGCGAGACGCTTTTCGGGATGCTGGTGGGATATCTGGTGTCGCTTTTTTTCAGCGCGGTGCAGATGGCAGGGGCGTTTATCGACATGCAGATGGGCTTCGGCATCTTCCAGCTGATGAACCCGTTCGCGCCGACGCCTGCGTCGCTGCTGGCGCAGTTCCATACCCTTCTGCTGGTGGTGGTGTATCTGCAGGTGAATGCCCATCACTGGCTGCTGGCATCCATCGCCGAGTCGTTTCAGGCAATTCCACCGCAAAGCGTGGCGTTAGACCCCGTGCGTCTGCAGCCAGTGTTGCTGGACGTGGTTTCGCAGATATTTATGCTGGCGATACGCATCGCCGCCCCTGCGACAGCGGTGCTTATCGTAGTGGATGCCGCGCTGGCGATAGTGTCTCGGGCGGTGCCGCAGATGCCGGTATTCTTCGTGGGCGCGCCCGCCAAGATTGCGATGGGGTTGCTAACGGTAGCCACTGTGCTGCCGCTGGTGGCGAACGTGTTCGTGAACACCATGCCTATCGCGGCGCAGCACGTGCTGAACCTGTTCAGGGCGATGGCACAGTGA
- the fliQ gene encoding flagellar biosynthesis protein FliQ: MTEGQVLEVGRQALWVLVQVALPVLIFGMVAGVLVSLFQAVTQIQEVTLTFVPKMVAVAVAIVIFGPWMLATMVAFMVQLLSFVPR, encoded by the coding sequence ATGACAGAAGGACAGGTGCTGGAGGTAGGACGGCAAGCGCTATGGGTGCTGGTGCAGGTTGCGCTTCCGGTGTTGATATTCGGCATGGTGGCGGGAGTGCTGGTCAGCCTGTTTCAGGCGGTGACGCAGATTCAGGAAGTCACTCTCACCTTCGTGCCCAAGATGGTGGCTGTGGCGGTAGCGATAGTTATTTTCGGTCCCTGGATGCTGGCAACGATGGTAGCGTTCATGGTGCAACTCCTTTCGTTTGTGCCGCGGTAA
- the fliP gene encoding flagellar type III secretion system pore protein FliP (The bacterial flagellar biogenesis protein FliP forms a type III secretion system (T3SS)-type pore required for flagellar assembly.) — MWYRRHKWFFLLLFFGVAAGAWAQTPVAVPRVSVQVGTAQNPKDVAVTLQVLILMTLLTLAPALLIMTTAFTRIVVVLAFLRTAIGTPTIPPNQVLIGLSLFLTFFVMAPVFNEINQNALQPYLNNRISFQQALANAEKPLRAFMLRQTYEKDLQLFINLSKPKQPPRTPDDVPITTIIPAFILSELKTAFIIGFYIYIPFLIIDLFVASTLMSMGMMMLPPIVISLPFKLLVFIMANGWTLLIGSLAAGFK, encoded by the coding sequence ATGTGGTACCGCCGGCACAAGTGGTTCTTTCTCCTGCTTTTCTTCGGGGTAGCTGCAGGCGCGTGGGCGCAGACGCCCGTAGCGGTGCCGCGCGTGTCGGTACAGGTGGGCACAGCACAGAACCCCAAGGATGTGGCGGTCACCCTGCAGGTGCTTATCCTGATGACCCTGCTCACGCTCGCGCCTGCCCTGCTCATCATGACCACCGCCTTCACGCGCATTGTGGTGGTGCTGGCGTTCCTGCGAACAGCCATCGGCACGCCGACCATCCCACCCAACCAGGTGCTCATCGGGCTGAGCCTGTTCCTGACCTTCTTCGTGATGGCGCCCGTGTTCAACGAGATTAACCAGAACGCTCTGCAACCATACCTGAACAACCGTATCAGCTTTCAGCAGGCACTGGCGAACGCCGAGAAGCCGCTGCGTGCCTTCATGCTGCGGCAAACCTACGAGAAAGACCTGCAGCTGTTTATCAACCTGAGCAAGCCCAAACAGCCGCCCCGTACGCCAGACGATGTACCCATCACCACCATTATCCCTGCCTTTATCCTGAGCGAGCTCAAAACGGCGTTTATCATCGGCTTCTACATTTACATTCCGTTTTTGATTATCGACCTGTTTGTCGCCAGCACGCTGATGAGCATGGGCATGATGATGCTGCCGCCTATTGTCATCTCCCTGCCGTTCAAGCTGTTGGTGTTCATCATGGCGAACGGCTGGACGCTGCTCATCGGCTCGCTGGCGGCGGGCTTCAAGTGA
- a CDS encoding HNH endonuclease, giving the protein MGIPLVSTRVKNAQGRSIAAYKLGDLSRIRRLTGRQNLPKRLKRALSEQYGDKCHLCQAAFPLRLLQVDHRVPYEIAGDIADPMQHLVEFMLLCGSCNRAQSWSCEHCPNWQEDRKPEICRKCYWANPESYQHIGLRQLRRLDLVWTDAEIAVYERLIRKAQQSNQQLPDFVKSVLRRLTEE; this is encoded by the coding sequence GTGGGCATCCCGCTGGTAAGCACGCGGGTAAAGAATGCACAGGGGCGATCGATCGCTGCCTACAAGCTGGGAGACCTCAGCCGGATACGCCGGTTGACCGGTAGGCAGAACTTGCCCAAACGCCTGAAACGCGCACTCTCGGAACAATACGGAGACAAATGCCATCTCTGTCAGGCAGCGTTCCCGCTACGCCTGCTGCAGGTCGACCACCGCGTGCCTTATGAGATTGCTGGAGATATAGCTGACCCGATGCAGCATCTTGTAGAGTTTATGCTCCTGTGCGGCTCCTGCAACCGCGCTCAATCGTGGTCGTGTGAGCACTGTCCCAACTGGCAGGAAGACCGCAAGCCAGAAATCTGTAGAAAATGCTACTGGGCTAATCCCGAATCCTACCAGCATATTGGCTTGCGCCAGCTGCGCCGCCTCGACCTCGTCTGGACAGACGCTGAGATTGCGGTATACGAACGTCTCATCCGAAAGGCGCAACAGTCCAATCAGCAGTTACCTGATTTTGTCAAATCAGTACTCCGGCGGCTCACGGAGGAATAA
- a CDS encoding DNA adenine methylase, which yields MRAFRTQIRVPHPIPYQGSKRAIAGEILRYFPRRVLRLVEPFAGSAAISIAAAAYGKAERFWINDINAPLMHLWQTILHDPERIAEDYRNLWEEQAGRERAYYDLIRQKFNQTHRPDYLLYLLARCVKASVRYNANGEFNQSPDKRRRGMHPATMRRHLLNASRLLSGRTLVTAWHYRDVLDKVCSDDLVYMDPPYQGVCRGRDPRYYTDIDHEEFIDWLYKLNSQGVAYLLSYDGHNDLRQYGRPLPDDLKLTRVEIHAGRSSQATLLGIEAYTVESLYLSPALVATLDNLPEAPVRQQQYILFEAS from the coding sequence GTGAGGGCGTTTCGAACGCAGATTCGGGTTCCTCATCCGATACCATACCAGGGCAGCAAGCGCGCAATCGCAGGGGAAATCTTAAGGTACTTTCCTCGTCGCGTTTTGCGCCTGGTGGAGCCTTTCGCTGGTTCAGCCGCTATCAGCATCGCTGCAGCAGCGTACGGCAAAGCAGAGCGATTCTGGATTAACGACATCAACGCGCCACTCATGCACCTGTGGCAAACGATCCTTCATGACCCGGAACGGATTGCAGAGGATTACAGGAATCTATGGGAGGAACAGGCAGGTCGTGAACGCGCATATTACGACCTCATCAGACAGAAGTTTAATCAAACACACCGACCCGACTACTTACTTTACTTGCTTGCCCGATGTGTTAAAGCATCCGTACGATACAATGCAAACGGGGAGTTTAATCAGAGCCCAGACAAGCGCCGCCGGGGGATGCATCCAGCCACGATGCGCCGTCATCTCTTGAATGCTTCGCGCTTGCTCAGCGGGAGGACGCTGGTCACCGCTTGGCATTATCGTGATGTGCTGGACAAAGTCTGTTCCGATGACCTTGTGTATATGGACCCGCCCTATCAGGGGGTGTGTCGTGGACGCGACCCGCGTTACTACACAGATATAGACCACGAAGAGTTCATAGACTGGTTGTACAAACTTAACAGCCAGGGCGTTGCCTATCTACTCAGCTATGATGGGCATAATGATTTGCGACAGTACGGGCGTCCACTGCCCGATGACCTCAAACTCACGCGCGTCGAAATCCATGCTGGACGCTCCTCCCAAGCGACGCTCTTGGGAATAGAGGCATACACGGTAGAGTCCCTGTATCTTTCGCCTGCGCTTGTAGCAACCCTAGATAATCTGCCAGAAGCACCCGTGCGGCAGCAACAGTACATCCTTTTCGAAGCGTCTTAA
- a CDS encoding type III pantothenate kinase: protein MLLALDVGNTNIVVGVFDGQELVEHWRVRTDRERTADEHGLLVTHLLQYACLPPEGVKGIIISNVVPPMTDALLGMARRFFHVEPIFVSHELDLGVPIRYHNPSEVGADRLVNAVAAIHKYGAPAIVVDFGTATTLDVISPLGEYLGGCIMAGVGISAEALFRTAARLPRIELVAPPHVIGRTTVEAMQSGILLGYAGAIDALVERIHKELGCETTVVATGGLAERIAAETRTIQHVDPWLTLEGLRLIWERVTGD from the coding sequence ATGCTGCTGGCACTGGATGTGGGCAATACCAATATTGTGGTGGGGGTGTTCGACGGGCAGGAGCTGGTCGAACACTGGCGTGTGCGCACCGACCGCGAACGCACTGCCGATGAACATGGCTTGCTGGTGACACACCTGCTGCAGTATGCCTGCCTTCCGCCGGAGGGCGTGAAAGGCATCATTATCTCCAACGTGGTTCCCCCGATGACCGACGCCCTGCTGGGGATGGCACGGCGTTTTTTTCACGTGGAGCCAATTTTCGTCTCGCACGAGCTGGACCTGGGCGTGCCCATCCGCTACCACAACCCCAGCGAGGTGGGAGCCGACCGACTGGTCAACGCGGTGGCAGCAATCCATAAGTATGGTGCGCCTGCGATTGTGGTGGACTTCGGCACTGCAACCACGCTGGACGTGATTTCCCCGTTGGGGGAGTATCTGGGAGGATGCATCATGGCAGGCGTGGGTATCTCGGCAGAAGCGCTGTTCCGTACCGCTGCCCGCCTGCCGCGTATTGAGCTGGTTGCCCCACCGCACGTTATCGGGCGAACTACTGTGGAGGCTATGCAGTCGGGCATCTTGCTGGGCTACGCGGGAGCCATCGACGCCCTGGTGGAGCGCATCCACAAGGAGCTGGGCTGCGAAACGACAGTGGTTGCCACTGGTGGTTTGGCGGAGCGCATCGCCGCCGAGACTCGCACCATCCAGCACGTGGACCCCTGGCTGACCCTCGAAGGCTTACGCCTCATCTGGGAACGGGTGACAGGTGATTGA
- the glmM gene encoding phosphoglucosamine mutase encodes MGELFGTDGVRGVANRELTPLLALQLGMAAAAVLGNGNHAPQVLVGRDTRLSGDMLEAALVAGLCSAGAKVILLGIVPTPAVAYCTRHSQVDAGAVISASHNPFEDNGIKFFSTEGCKLPDDLECHIEQLIRDWESIPRAHRERIGNVQRDNELIERYIAHLIASADCSLKGLRVVVDGANGAAYSIAPRVLSQLGAEVIPIHCSPDGMNINAGCGSLHTQSMRQAVLEQRADVGLSFDGDADRVIMSDEYGNEVDGDRIMAMSAVYLKEASRLRNNVLVATIMSNLGLEEAMKQHGIRLERTRVGDRYVAERMRELGAVLGGEQSGHIIFAEYTTTGDGLLTALQVLALMQRNGKPLSELACVMDKYPQIIRNVRVRDKYAWERYERAKEAEACAAEQLGNPSRVNIRPSGTEPVVRIMLEATDLARMEQVAEELEKIVLQVCGEPED; translated from the coding sequence ATGGGAGAGCTGTTCGGAACCGACGGGGTGCGCGGCGTTGCCAACCGCGAACTGACCCCTCTTCTGGCATTGCAGCTGGGTATGGCTGCAGCTGCTGTTTTAGGCAACGGCAATCACGCCCCGCAAGTACTGGTGGGGCGTGATACTCGTCTATCCGGAGATATGCTCGAGGCGGCGCTGGTGGCTGGGCTGTGTTCTGCAGGGGCAAAGGTGATTCTGCTCGGCATCGTGCCCACCCCTGCAGTAGCTTACTGCACCAGGCACTCTCAGGTGGACGCAGGAGCAGTCATCTCCGCTTCCCATAACCCCTTCGAGGATAACGGCATCAAGTTTTTCAGCACCGAGGGATGTAAACTACCTGACGACCTCGAATGCCACATCGAGCAACTGATACGGGATTGGGAGAGCATCCCCCGCGCCCACAGGGAACGTATCGGCAATGTCCAGCGTGATAATGAGCTTATCGAACGGTACATCGCCCATCTCATCGCCAGCGCAGACTGCTCGCTGAAAGGGTTGCGCGTTGTCGTGGACGGAGCGAACGGAGCGGCTTACAGTATTGCGCCGCGTGTGCTTTCGCAGTTAGGCGCGGAGGTCATTCCCATACACTGTAGCCCTGATGGCATGAACATCAACGCCGGATGCGGTTCACTGCACACCCAGAGTATGCGTCAGGCCGTTTTGGAACAGCGTGCTGATGTTGGGCTCTCCTTCGACGGCGATGCGGACAGGGTTATCATGAGCGATGAGTACGGCAACGAGGTGGATGGCGACCGCATCATGGCGATGAGCGCGGTGTACCTGAAGGAGGCGAGTCGCCTCCGCAACAATGTGCTGGTTGCCACCATCATGAGCAACCTGGGGCTGGAAGAGGCGATGAAACAGCACGGCATCCGTCTGGAGCGCACCCGAGTGGGCGACCGTTACGTTGCCGAGCGGATGCGTGAACTGGGTGCCGTGCTGGGCGGTGAGCAGTCGGGACATATCATCTTCGCGGAGTACACCACCACCGGCGATGGTCTGTTGACCGCTCTGCAGGTGCTTGCGCTCATGCAGCGTAACGGAAAGCCTCTTTCCGAACTGGCGTGCGTGATGGACAAATACCCGCAGATAATACGCAATGTGCGCGTGCGCGACAAATACGCCTGGGAGCGGTACGAGCGAGCCAAAGAGGCGGAAGCCTGCGCGGCGGAGCAGCTTGGCAACCCCTCGCGCGTGAACATCCGCCCTTCGGGAACAGAGCCTGTGGTGCGCATCATGCTGGAGGCAACCGACCTCGCCCGTATGGAGCAGGTTGCAGAGGAACTCGAAAAAATAGTGCTGCAGGTGTGTGGCGAACCCGAGGATTGA
- the grpE gene encoding nucleotide exchange factor GrpE, with protein MKRKSQRHHEEQPEARQDQAQATPQEISSEPTGEPAAADVAGLEARLRALEEENALLKQQLAEKQDSLLRAMADFDNFRRRTRQEMEEIRRIALEEFLRSLLRVMDNFERAMQAAEESQSFEKLMEGVQLTYRQLQSLLREAGVQPIEAVGKPFDPNFHEAVQRVESPDHPDETVLEEVERGYMIQSRVLRPSRVKVVKN; from the coding sequence ATGAAACGTAAATCGCAACGACATCACGAAGAGCAACCGGAAGCGCGCCAGGATCAAGCACAGGCTACCCCGCAGGAGATATCATCCGAACCGACGGGGGAGCCAGCTGCGGCAGACGTAGCGGGTCTGGAGGCGCGCTTGCGTGCACTGGAAGAGGAAAACGCGCTGCTCAAACAGCAGCTCGCCGAAAAGCAAGATAGCCTTTTGCGCGCGATGGCGGACTTCGACAACTTCCGCCGTCGCACACGCCAGGAGATGGAAGAAATCCGCCGCATCGCTCTGGAGGAGTTCCTGCGCAGTCTGCTGCGCGTCATGGACAACTTCGAGCGGGCTATGCAGGCGGCGGAAGAGAGCCAGTCTTTCGAAAAACTCATGGAGGGCGTGCAGCTCACCTACAGGCAGTTGCAATCCCTGCTGCGAGAGGCAGGGGTGCAGCCCATCGAGGCTGTAGGCAAACCCTTTGACCCCAATTTCCACGAGGCGGTACAGCGCGTGGAAAGCCCTGACCATCCCGATGAAACCGTGCTGGAAGAGGTGGAACGCGGTTACATGATACAGTCGCGGGTGCTGCGCCCCAGCCGGGTGAAGGTGGTAAAGAACTGA
- the hrcA gene encoding heat-inducible transcriptional repressor HrcA has translation MHRLDERKAFILQAVVQDYVATAEPVGSEAVVERYRLRVSSATVRNEMAEMAEMGYLRQPHVSAGRIPSDLGYRYYVEHLMKPVPLSKLLSPQQTSLFSPTNPEVGEVERLLQATCRLLAQITHYASVATAPETDVVSIRHILLSQPAADKLLLVVVASSGQVEHRLIPVPERLSDQQMALLDRMLQERYAMRSVRELLNVEPLAIPPEMLSVEPVWRLTEQAAQDCIEALSQQELFLEGLQHILEQPEFRQVERLYPVISLLERPQMLMRLLQRVEASNKVQVIIGEENPLPEMRCCSLVASSYRIGDRVAGTVSVWGPTRMHYEVATSAVKYIANALSHVLTQISVSS, from the coding sequence ATGCACAGGCTGGACGAGCGCAAAGCCTTCATTTTGCAGGCAGTGGTGCAGGATTACGTGGCTACCGCCGAGCCGGTGGGCTCGGAGGCGGTAGTGGAACGCTATCGCCTGCGCGTCAGCTCTGCCACCGTGCGCAACGAGATGGCGGAGATGGCGGAGATGGGCTATTTGCGCCAGCCGCACGTCTCTGCAGGGCGTATCCCCTCCGACTTGGGCTACCGGTACTATGTGGAACACCTGATGAAACCGGTGCCGTTGAGCAAATTGCTCTCTCCTCAACAGACCAGTCTGTTTTCGCCAACCAACCCCGAGGTCGGCGAGGTAGAGCGACTTCTGCAAGCCACGTGTCGTCTGCTTGCGCAGATAACCCACTACGCTTCGGTAGCAACCGCGCCGGAGACGGATGTGGTCTCGATACGCCATATCTTGCTGTCTCAGCCTGCTGCGGACAAGCTGCTGCTCGTGGTGGTAGCTAGCAGTGGACAGGTGGAACACCGGCTGATCCCCGTGCCCGAGCGGTTGAGCGACCAGCAAATGGCTCTTCTGGACAGGATGTTGCAGGAGCGCTATGCCATGCGCTCTGTGCGCGAACTGCTGAATGTGGAGCCTCTGGCCATTCCGCCGGAAATGCTCTCTGTGGAACCAGTGTGGAGGCTGACGGAGCAGGCGGCACAGGACTGCATCGAGGCACTCAGCCAGCAGGAGTTATTCCTCGAGGGTCTACAGCACATCCTCGAGCAGCCCGAGTTCCGGCAGGTGGAACGCCTGTATCCGGTGATTTCGCTGTTAGAGCGACCGCAGATGTTGATGCGCCTGCTGCAGAGGGTGGAGGCATCGAACAAAGTGCAGGTTATCATCGGTGAAGAGAACCCCCTGCCGGAGATGCGTTGCTGCAGTTTGGTGGCATCTTCTTATCGTATAGGCGACCGCGTGGCGGGCACGGTATCCGTATGGGGACCGACCCGCATGCACTATGAGGTGGCAACATCAGCCGTAAAATACATCGCCAATGCGCTGTCGCACGTGCTGACACAAATCAGTGTGAGCTCGTGA
- a CDS encoding PKD domain-containing protein has protein sequence MGGGVPGAPGVGTGRRTGGVTGGVPGMPGIPGYGGYRGGYPAPTMTTRVMKQMRVVVVTDDGKQYEAVAPFEPPITDQEGWFPIGIALGAFKGLSPDAKIKEIRVFGDAYGVFYVGEIRVATDPTPITGDAGEEQIVAANDLVRLEARASAGITPLKYSWDFDASDGIQEDAIGKVVTTRYRKAGEYIVTLTVTDVFGLKKPFVATTKVTVNE, from the coding sequence ATGGGTGGCGGTGTGCCGGGTGCACCGGGCGTAGGCACGGGGCGACGTACGGGGGGTGTGACTGGCGGCGTGCCCGGAATGCCGGGAATTCCCGGCTACGGTGGTTACCGGGGTGGCTACCCTGCACCCACGATGACCACGCGGGTCATGAAGCAGATGCGTGTGGTTGTCGTTACCGATGACGGTAAGCAGTACGAGGCAGTTGCCCCGTTCGAGCCGCCCATTACCGACCAGGAAGGCTGGTTCCCCATCGGCATCGCGCTCGGAGCATTCAAAGGATTGTCTCCGGACGCGAAGATCAAGGAAATCCGCGTCTTTGGTGACGCTTATGGCGTGTTCTACGTCGGCGAGATACGTGTGGCAACCGATCCCACCCCCATCACCGGGGACGCCGGCGAGGAGCAAATCGTTGCCGCCAACGACCTGGTGAGACTGGAGGCACGAGCCAGCGCAGGCATTACCCCGCTGAAGTACTCGTGGGATTTCGATGCCAGCGATGGCATTCAGGAAGACGCGATCGGCAAGGTAGTTACCACGCGCTACCGCAAGGCGGGTGAATACATCGTCACGTTGACGGTCACCGACGTATTTGGTTTGAAGAAACCCTTCGTCGCGACCACCAAAGTCACTGTGAACGAGTAA
- a CDS encoding TIGR00282 family metallophosphoesterase: MRVLFLGDIVGRAGRHAVQQCLPFLKKEFAPDIVIANGENAAGGIGITAEIAAQLMDYGIDVLTTGNHAWKEKAVYAYLDAEPRILRPANYPPGAPGRGWAVYPAGGHALAVVNLSGRVFMDLVDCPFRAIDAILEEVKRTTLLVLVDFHAEATSEAQAFGWYVDGRCSAVIGTHTHVQTADARILPQGTAYITDVGMCGALDSVIGMQVEQVVQKFRSQLPVKFEAARGRPAVHGVCIEIDAVSGRACEIQRFQALPDATGVKMRAEHGLPPE; the protein is encoded by the coding sequence GTGCGTGTGCTGTTTCTGGGAGACATCGTTGGCAGAGCAGGGCGCCACGCGGTGCAGCAGTGTTTGCCTTTCTTGAAAAAAGAGTTCGCTCCCGATATCGTCATCGCTAACGGGGAAAATGCGGCGGGAGGCATCGGCATCACGGCGGAAATCGCCGCGCAGCTCATGGATTACGGTATCGATGTACTGACCACCGGCAATCATGCGTGGAAGGAAAAAGCGGTGTACGCCTATCTGGATGCCGAGCCACGTATCCTGCGTCCCGCCAACTATCCGCCGGGTGCACCGGGGCGTGGATGGGCAGTATACCCGGCTGGGGGGCACGCACTGGCAGTGGTGAACCTCAGCGGCAGGGTGTTCATGGACCTGGTGGATTGCCCCTTCCGCGCAATAGATGCTATACTGGAAGAGGTCAAGCGCACCACACTGCTGGTGCTGGTGGACTTCCACGCGGAAGCCACCTCAGAGGCACAAGCCTTTGGCTGGTACGTGGACGGGCGGTGCAGCGCGGTGATTGGCACGCACACCCACGTGCAGACAGCCGATGCCCGTATCCTGCCGCAGGGCACCGCCTACATTACGGACGTGGGCATGTGCGGTGCGCTGGACTCGGTGATCGGGATGCAGGTCGAGCAGGTGGTGCAGAAGTTTCGCTCCCAGTTACCGGTGAAGTTCGAGGCAGCACGCGGACGGCCGGCAGTGCATGGCGTCTGCATAGAGATTGACGCCGTCAGCGGCCGTGCTTGCGAGATACAACGATTTCAGGCGTTGCCCGATGCAACGGGCGTCAAAATGCGCGCTGAGCACGGGCTACCACCCGAATAA
- the rny gene encoding ribonuclease Y, producing MDILIGTITGLVVAAAATVILWRTLILPRENEVKARLAQLQQEREETLKQIDALKKEAVLEAKEEAYRIRAEAERENREKRAEIQRIERRLAHKEETLDRRLEGVERKERYLAAREAEIENLRREAEALVEQQQRELQRISGLTPEEAKQIFLRGIEETARQEAAHLIREIEEEARREGERRAREILIDAMQRCAVDQVTETTVSVVPLPSDEMKGRIIGREGRNIRAFEIATGVDLIIDDTPEAVVLSCFDPIRREVARIALTNLIADGRIHPARIEEVVEKARDEVERRIWEAGERAVLETGVTGLAPELVKMLGKMRYRTSYGQNVLAHSVEVAHLCGVLASELGVNVALAKRAGLLHDIGKVADHEQEGPHALLTIEILRRYGEPEEVANAAGAHHFDVEPASIEALIVAIADSLSAARPGARREMLENYVKRVQSLEKIADSFPGVEKAFAVQAGREVRLIVKPDQVDDLEAMRLAREIANKIEQEMEYPGQIKVTVIRETRAVEYAR from the coding sequence ATGGATATACTCATTGGCACAATCACGGGTCTGGTGGTGGCAGCCGCCGCCACAGTTATCCTATGGCGAACGCTGATACTACCCAGAGAGAACGAGGTCAAGGCGCGCCTGGCTCAACTGCAGCAGGAGCGCGAGGAGACGCTCAAACAGATAGACGCACTGAAAAAGGAAGCTGTGCTGGAGGCAAAGGAAGAAGCCTACCGCATCCGCGCAGAGGCGGAACGCGAAAACCGCGAAAAACGCGCGGAGATACAGAGGATAGAGCGAAGACTGGCTCATAAGGAAGAGACCCTAGACCGGCGTCTGGAGGGAGTAGAGCGGAAGGAACGCTATCTGGCTGCCAGAGAGGCAGAGATAGAGAACCTGCGCCGCGAGGCGGAGGCTCTGGTGGAACAGCAGCAACGGGAGCTGCAGCGTATCTCCGGCTTGACCCCGGAAGAGGCAAAGCAGATATTCCTGCGCGGCATCGAGGAGACCGCCCGTCAGGAGGCAGCCCACCTCATTCGCGAGATCGAAGAGGAAGCCCGACGCGAAGGGGAACGGCGCGCCAGAGAGATACTGATCGACGCCATGCAGAGGTGCGCCGTAGACCAGGTGACCGAAACCACCGTTTCGGTGGTGCCTTTGCCCAGCGATGAGATGAAGGGGCGCATCATCGGGCGGGAAGGACGCAACATCCGCGCCTTCGAGATCGCTACGGGCGTCGACCTGATTATCGACGACACGCCGGAAGCGGTGGTGCTTTCCTGCTTTGATCCCATCCGGCGCGAGGTGGCGCGCATTGCGCTGACCAACCTCATTGCGGACGGGCGAATCCACCCGGCGCGCATCGAAGAGGTGGTGGAAAAGGCGCGCGACGAGGTGGAGCGGCGCATCTGGGAGGCGGGCGAACGCGCGGTGCTGGAAACGGGTGTAACCGGACTGGCACCCGAGCTCGTCAAAATGCTGGGTAAGATGCGCTATCGCACCAGCTACGGGCAGAACGTGCTGGCGCACAGTGTGGAGGTCGCGCATCTGTGCGGTGTGCTTGCCAGTGAGCTGGGCGTGAACGTCGCGCTGGCGAAAAGGGCGGGACTACTGCACGACATCGGGAAAGTGGCAGACCACGAGCAGGAGGGACCGCACGCGCTGTTGACCATCGAAATCCTGCGCCGGTACGGCGAGCCCGAAGAGGTGGCGAACGCCGCGGGAGCGCACCACTTTGACGTCGAACCCGCCAGCATCGAAGCGCTCATTGTGGCGATAGCGGACTCGCTCTCTGCCGCGCGACCGGGCGCACGGCGCGAGATGCTGGAAAACTATGTCAAGCGGGTGCAGAGTCTGGAGAAAATCGCGGACTCTTTCCCCGGCGTCGAGAAAGCGTTCGCGGTGCAGGCGGGGCGCGAGGTGCGTCTCATCGTCAAACCCGACCAGGTGGACGACCTCGAAGCCATGCGGCTGGCGCGCGAAATCGCGAACAAGATCGAGCAGGAGATGGAGTATCCGGGGCAGATTAAGGTGACGGTCATCCGCGAGACGCGCGCTGTGGAGTACGCGCGATGA